A genomic region of Peptoniphilus sp. ING2-D1G contains the following coding sequences:
- a CDS encoding ABC transporter permease (ABC-type proline/glycine betaine transport systems, periplasmic components; High confidence in function and specificity), with the protein MNKFKKFSLLLVLLCFLLVGCSSNSSSDVNKEIKFADAGWDSVKFHSAVAGTILQELYGYTWSEVTASTPVAHQGLMSGEIDVMMESWTQNIPTYPEDVKAGKLQELGVNFDDNYQGIYVPRYVIEGDEKRGIESSAPDLVNVWDLKKYPDVFRDDEDPSKGRIYGAIPGWEIDNIMHKKYLHYGLDENFVYFRPGSEAALATAITSAYEKGLPVAAYYWEPTWLLGKYDMVLLQDEPYDPALFLEGQTECPSVVVTVCSSNDFAKENPEAVSFLSKYKTSSALTSEALAYMQDNEADYETTAKWFIQEHSELLTEWLSPEDAEKVLSSISGNEGISLDSLYTFPVNFNLNLESIDAAFNSLSIKLGWFFGGIKGFLNTFVGSINSLLNFIPWFAFIALVFILTYYTNKSIKSSIIYCVFLFLIGGLGLWSLMLETLSIVIASVIISLILGFPIGVLISTSDKLDRIIRPLLDTMQTMPVFVYLIPAMIFFGLGKPPAVIATTVYSIVPMIRLTNHGIRQIDKEIIEASIAFGSTKLQSLIKVQIPQALPTIMTGVNQTLMMAMSMVVTTSMIGASGLGMEVLLSVNRVEIGRGLVSGSAVVIIAIILDRITQGFVKKSEVKRHE; encoded by the coding sequence ATGAACAAATTTAAAAAATTTTCATTGCTGTTAGTTCTACTTTGTTTTTTACTTGTGGGATGCAGTTCAAACAGCTCATCCGATGTAAATAAGGAAATTAAATTTGCAGATGCAGGTTGGGACAGTGTAAAATTTCATTCGGCAGTGGCAGGAACGATATTGCAAGAATTATACGGATATACTTGGAGCGAGGTTACGGCATCCACTCCCGTAGCACATCAAGGACTGATGAGTGGAGAAATTGATGTAATGATGGAATCTTGGACACAGAATATCCCTACATATCCCGAAGATGTAAAGGCTGGCAAACTTCAAGAATTAGGTGTGAACTTTGACGATAACTATCAAGGTATTTATGTGCCTCGATATGTGATAGAAGGAGATGAGAAAAGAGGTATTGAGTCTTCAGCTCCTGATCTCGTAAATGTATGGGATTTGAAAAAATATCCGGATGTTTTCAGAGATGACGAAGATCCTTCAAAGGGAAGAATTTACGGTGCAATTCCCGGATGGGAAATTGACAATATCATGCATAAAAAATATCTTCACTACGGACTGGATGAAAACTTCGTATATTTCAGACCGGGCTCGGAAGCGGCACTGGCTACGGCGATTACATCAGCCTATGAAAAGGGGCTGCCCGTTGCGGCATACTACTGGGAACCAACATGGCTTTTAGGAAAATACGACATGGTTCTCCTGCAGGATGAACCCTATGACCCTGCGCTGTTTTTGGAAGGTCAGACGGAATGTCCTTCCGTAGTTGTGACGGTCTGCTCCAGCAATGATTTTGCAAAAGAAAATCCTGAGGCAGTCTCATTTTTGTCAAAGTACAAAACATCAAGTGCTCTTACCTCTGAAGCTCTTGCCTACATGCAAGATAACGAAGCTGATTATGAGACTACGGCTAAATGGTTTATTCAGGAACACAGTGAATTGTTGACAGAGTGGTTAAGCCCTGAAGATGCAGAGAAGGTTTTAAGTTCAATTTCCGGTAATGAGGGAATATCACTTGATTCCTTATATACTTTCCCCGTAAATTTCAACTTGAACCTGGAGTCAATCGATGCGGCTTTTAACTCCTTGAGTATAAAATTGGGATGGTTCTTTGGCGGTATTAAAGGGTTTTTAAACACCTTTGTCGGATCCATAAACAGCTTACTTAATTTTATACCTTGGTTTGCTTTCATAGCATTGGTGTTTATTCTCACATACTACACCAACAAAAGTATAAAAAGTTCCATTATATACTGCGTATTTCTATTTCTCATCGGAGGATTGGGACTTTGGAGCTTAATGCTGGAAACACTTTCCATAGTGATAGCCTCGGTAATAATCTCCTTAATTTTGGGTTTTCCCATAGGAGTTTTGATTTCCACAAGCGACAAACTGGACAGAATAATAAGGCCTCTGCTTGATACCATGCAGACCATGCCTGTATTTGTATACTTGATACCGGCTATGATATTCTTCGGACTGGGTAAACCTCCGGCTGTAATAGCCACCACCGTTTACTCCATAGTTCCCATGATCAGACTTACAAATCACGGAATCAGACAAATAGACAAGGAAATAATTGAAGCTTCCATAGCCTTCGGTTCGACAAAGCTTCAATCTCTTATAAAAGTGCAAATTCCGCAAGCTCTTCCCACGATAATGACAGGTGTAAACCAAACGCTTATGATGGCTATGTCCATGGTAGTAACCACATCCATGATAGGTGCATCAGGCTTGGGAATGGAAGTTTTGTTAAGCGTTAACCGCGTTGAAATCGGAAGAGGTTTAGTATCGGGATCTGCAGTTGTAATCATCGCCATAATACTGGATAGAATCACTCAGGGATTCGTTAAAAAGAGCGAGGTGAAAAGGCATGAATAA
- the pyk gene encoding Pyruvate kinase (ATP + pyruvate = ADP + phosphoenolpyruvate; High confidence in function and specificity): MKRTKIVATIGPASDSEEKLRALFKEGVDVCRLNFSHGTREEHLFRIDRIKKLREEMGLPIAIMLDTKGPEIRIGKFKDDSEYRLESGDKFTITTKEIEGTKDMVSVSYKDMPKDLKKGSRVLIDDGLISMIVDDIKDEYIELSVENGGLISSRKGVNLPGIEVNLPALTQKDIEDIKFGIENDIDFIAASFVRSREDVLNIRSILEDNDNFDIKIISKVESKQGLANLEEILEVSDGIMVARGDLGVEIMTEEVPIAQKKMIKMCNLAGKPVITATQMLDSMIRNPRPTRAEANDVANAVLDGTSAVMLSGETASGKYPVESVKTMRRIVEVTEKSIDFKELLKKKVQQNSKNSTNAIGKSACTIAMDLDAKAIITATTSGATTAAIAKFMPKAKIIATTVNEKIRRQLSLQWGTMAIIIDEQSNTDLLLNSSIEKCLSKHLIEPGDTVVLTAGVPAGLSGSTNLIKVQTVSKIMGRGLGFGDGIVVGRAFVVNSMKDLEVNFKVGDILILNNTDKEIMPYLKKSSAIVAEVEGYTSHAAITGISLEIPTIVGVKNIRKLINTGDIITVNANEGVVKR, encoded by the coding sequence ATGAAAAGAACAAAAATAGTAGCCACTATAGGACCGGCAAGTGACAGCGAAGAGAAATTAAGGGCGCTCTTTAAAGAGGGCGTGGATGTGTGCAGACTCAACTTTTCCCATGGAACGAGAGAAGAACATCTATTCAGAATAGACAGAATAAAAAAATTAAGAGAAGAAATGGGACTTCCCATCGCCATAATGCTTGATACAAAGGGTCCTGAAATCAGAATAGGAAAATTTAAAGATGATAGTGAATACAGGCTTGAAAGTGGAGATAAGTTTACCATAACTACAAAGGAAATCGAAGGAACAAAGGACATGGTGTCGGTTTCCTACAAGGATATGCCCAAAGATTTAAAAAAAGGCTCCAGAGTTTTGATTGACGATGGGCTTATAAGCATGATTGTCGATGATATCAAGGATGAATACATTGAACTGAGCGTTGAAAATGGAGGGTTGATCTCTTCGCGAAAGGGTGTAAATCTTCCGGGTATAGAAGTAAATCTTCCTGCGCTTACACAAAAGGATATTGAGGACATCAAGTTCGGAATTGAAAATGATATTGATTTCATAGCGGCATCCTTTGTGCGTAGTAGAGAAGACGTTTTAAATATCAGGTCGATTTTGGAAGACAACGACAATTTCGACATCAAGATTATTTCAAAGGTGGAATCAAAACAGGGCCTTGCAAATTTAGAGGAAATACTTGAAGTTTCCGACGGAATCATGGTTGCAAGGGGAGATTTGGGAGTCGAGATAATGACAGAAGAGGTGCCCATTGCTCAAAAGAAAATGATAAAGATGTGTAATTTAGCGGGTAAACCGGTCATTACAGCCACTCAAATGCTCGATTCCATGATCAGAAATCCAAGACCCACAAGAGCGGAGGCAAATGATGTGGCAAATGCCGTATTGGACGGAACGTCTGCAGTAATGCTCTCAGGCGAAACCGCCAGCGGAAAATATCCCGTGGAATCTGTAAAGACCATGAGAAGAATAGTTGAGGTGACGGAGAAATCCATTGATTTTAAAGAACTGCTCAAGAAAAAAGTGCAGCAAAATTCAAAGAACAGCACCAATGCAATAGGAAAAAGCGCCTGTACCATAGCCATGGACCTTGATGCGAAAGCCATAATAACGGCAACTACATCGGGAGCTACTACTGCTGCAATTGCAAAGTTCATGCCCAAGGCTAAAATAATAGCCACAACAGTAAATGAGAAAATACGACGTCAATTGAGTCTTCAGTGGGGTACAATGGCAATAATAATTGATGAACAGTCAAATACGGATTTACTTTTGAACAGTTCAATTGAAAAATGTCTAAGCAAACATTTAATTGAACCGGGAGATACGGTAGTTTTGACAGCGGGTGTACCGGCGGGTTTATCGGGTTCTACAAATTTGATAAAAGTTCAGACGGTATCAAAAATAATGGGTAGAGGCTTGGGATTTGGTGATGGAATTGTAGTGGGAAGAGCCTTTGTGGTCAATTCCATGAAGGATTTGGAAGTGAATTTCAAAGTGGGAGATATATTGATACTCAACAACACCGATAAAGAAATCATGCCCTATTTAAAAAAATCTTCGGCAATAGTTGCAGAAGTTGAAGGGTATACATCCCATGCGGCGATTACAGGAATTTCTCTTGAAATTCCCACCATTGTAGGGGTCAAAAACATAAGAAAATTAATTAACACAGGAGATATAATAACTGTAAATGCAAATGAAGGGGTAGTAAAAAGATAA
- a CDS encoding hemolysin (Aminotransferases share certain mechanistic features with other pyridoxal-phosphate dependent enzymes, such as the covalent binding of the pyridoxal-phosphate group to a lysine residue. On the basis of sequence similarity, these various enzymes can be grouped [PUBMED:1990006] into class I and class II. This entry includes proteins from both subfamilies; High confidence in function and specificity): MNYDFTTILNRSEQGSPKWQRMAKRRLDIAKDVVPLSVADMEFPIAPEIREGLQKYLDETVLGYTGGNRAYYEAVISWMKRKHNFHVERQWILTAPGVVPAFHAAINEFAKEGEGVVVMPPVYYPFFSSIELQNRKLVECPLIKEGDKYKIDFDLFDELTQKKENKILLFCSPHNPVGRVWTVEELTRLKDIILKNDVLLLSDEIHFDFVMEGYKHTVFQTIDEELADRTITCTAPSKTFNLAGMMLSNIIVKNPELRKRLIAAFDRLCIETNSALGFKACEIAYNQCEKWLEECIKVIDENQRLIKKFFEEKHPEIKTPLMEGTYLQWVDFNALGLSDEELEDLMVNKADLFLDEGYIFGKGGSGFERINLAAPTETIGKAMERLDKALNELKK; this comes from the coding sequence ATGAATTACGATTTTACGACTATACTCAACAGAAGTGAGCAAGGCTCGCCGAAGTGGCAAAGAATGGCAAAGAGAAGACTTGATATTGCAAAGGATGTAGTGCCCTTATCGGTGGCTGATATGGAGTTTCCCATTGCACCTGAAATCAGAGAGGGTTTGCAAAAATATCTCGATGAAACGGTTTTAGGATATACAGGAGGAAATAGAGCATATTATGAAGCTGTGATATCGTGGATGAAAAGAAAACATAATTTCCATGTGGAAAGACAGTGGATATTGACAGCTCCCGGAGTGGTGCCGGCCTTCCATGCGGCAATAAATGAATTTGCAAAGGAAGGAGAAGGTGTTGTAGTAATGCCTCCGGTATATTATCCTTTCTTCAGCTCAATAGAACTGCAAAACAGAAAATTGGTGGAATGTCCCCTTATTAAAGAAGGAGATAAATATAAAATAGATTTTGATTTGTTTGATGAATTAACACAGAAGAAAGAAAATAAAATTTTACTTTTCTGTTCTCCTCACAATCCTGTGGGAAGAGTATGGACTGTGGAAGAACTCACAAGACTCAAGGATATAATCTTAAAGAACGATGTGCTTTTGCTCAGCGATGAAATTCATTTCGATTTTGTGATGGAAGGATACAAGCATACCGTATTTCAAACGATAGATGAGGAACTTGCAGATAGAACTATCACCTGCACAGCACCGTCAAAAACCTTCAATCTTGCGGGGATGATGCTAAGCAACATAATAGTAAAGAATCCTGAACTTAGAAAGAGATTAATAGCGGCCTTTGACAGACTTTGCATAGAAACAAACTCGGCTCTTGGATTTAAAGCTTGTGAAATAGCCTATAATCAATGCGAAAAATGGCTTGAAGAATGCATAAAAGTAATAGATGAAAATCAAAGGCTGATAAAAAAATTCTTTGAAGAAAAACATCCTGAAATCAAAACCCCCCTTATGGAGGGAACTTATCTTCAGTGGGTGGACTTTAATGCACTGGGACTTAGCGACGAAGAACTGGAAGACTTAATGGTCAATAAAGCGGATCTCTTTTTAGATGAAGGATATATTTTCGGCAAAGGAGGTTCCGGATTTGAGAGAATAAATCTTGCCGCTCCCACGGAAACCATAGGAAAAGCCATGGAAAGGCTGGATAAGGCATTAAATGAATTGAAAAAATAA
- a CDS encoding peptidase family T4 (This group of serine peptidases belong to MEROPS peptidase family S58 (DmpA aminopeptidase family, clan PB(S)). The protein fold of the peptidase unit for members of this family resembles that of archaean proteasome subunit B, the type example of clan PB. The type example is aminopeptidase DmpA from Ochrobactrum anthropi. This family also contains proteins that have been found experimentally to be without peptidase activity, or lack amino acid residues that are believed to be essential for the catalytic activity of peptidases in the family; High confidence in function and specificity) translates to MGILNYDFGDFKKGKLNKITDVSGVMVGHSTIKSDKHKTGVTSIIPNKDTYNNKLEAGLTVFNGYGKSAGLMQVEELGNIETPLLLTNTFAVGRVLDCSVQYMVEHYPDLGTTAGGPNNIVMECNDFRINYARDISIEKKHVYEAIDTASSDFDEGAVGAGTGMVCMGLKGGIGSASRIINIKDREYTLGALVLSNFGLVKHLRIEDNFIGKKMYEAFKNQREEKDKGSIIMVIATDIPADSRQLKRISARAAVGLSRVGSYLGHGSGDIALAFSTTYNATERISDDDLENAFIATADCIEESVISSLFHAETTESYNGRIFYSLKDNLKNLNLSL, encoded by the coding sequence ATGGGAATTTTAAATTACGATTTTGGAGACTTTAAAAAAGGAAAACTCAACAAGATTACAGATGTGAGTGGCGTGATGGTCGGTCACAGCACTATAAAATCCGATAAACACAAAACCGGAGTTACTTCCATAATTCCAAATAAAGATACCTATAACAACAAACTTGAAGCCGGGCTTACGGTTTTTAACGGTTATGGAAAGAGTGCCGGGCTCATGCAGGTTGAAGAGCTGGGAAATATTGAAACTCCTCTGCTTTTGACAAATACTTTCGCTGTCGGCAGAGTATTGGACTGTTCCGTTCAATACATGGTGGAGCACTATCCCGACTTGGGAACGACCGCCGGAGGTCCCAACAACATAGTCATGGAATGCAACGATTTCAGAATCAATTACGCAAGAGATATAAGCATCGAAAAAAAACACGTCTATGAAGCAATAGATACCGCATCTTCCGATTTTGACGAAGGGGCTGTGGGTGCAGGGACAGGCATGGTTTGCATGGGACTTAAGGGAGGAATAGGTTCAGCCTCCAGAATAATAAATATAAAGGACAGGGAATATACCTTGGGAGCTTTGGTCCTTTCAAATTTCGGATTGGTAAAGCACCTGCGAATAGAAGATAATTTCATCGGCAAAAAAATGTATGAAGCCTTTAAAAATCAAAGAGAAGAAAAAGATAAGGGCTCCATAATAATGGTAATAGCTACGGATATCCCTGCAGACAGCAGACAACTAAAGAGAATATCCGCAAGAGCTGCCGTGGGTCTTAGCAGAGTGGGGTCCTATCTCGGTCACGGAAGCGGAGATATAGCTCTTGCCTTCTCCACCACCTACAATGCCACTGAAAGGATATCCGATGATGATTTGGAAAATGCCTTTATTGCAACTGCCGATTGTATTGAAGAGTCCGTAATCAGCTCTTTGTTCCATGCAGAAACAACAGAGTCTTATAACGGAAGGATTTTCTATTCACTAAAGGACAATCTGAAAAATTTAAATCTAAGTCTTTGA
- the opuAA gene encoding Glycine betaine transport ATP-binding protein OpuAA (High confidence in function and specificity) produces the protein MNNNGNTILSVKNLYKIYGKNAEEAIELKKEGVDKNTIYKKTNTTVALFDVSLNIKEKEIFVIIGMSGSGKSTLIRCFNLLNNPSRGEVFFKGKDISKLSEKELLIYRREKISMVFQSFGLMSHRNVLENVEYGLEVKGMEKEERRKKSMEMISMVGLDGYENEPINSLSGGMKQRVGLARALANDPEVLLMDEPFSALDPLVKKNMQFELLQIQRKLNKTIVFITHDIDEAFKLGDRVAIMKDGELIQVDTPEEMSTNPSNEYVKQFIDSADKTQVISVKNVMSIPNTIIKYTDSTRIAMNTMRNNKVSSVYVVDDMMRFKGIAGIDGVLKAEREGLKISDILITDVKITYEDVLLNDIIDMAATTPFPIAVLDRHDKSLMGIVSKADVLSSIN, from the coding sequence ATGAATAATAATGGAAATACTATTCTAAGTGTGAAAAATCTCTATAAAATATATGGGAAAAACGCAGAAGAAGCGATTGAATTAAAAAAAGAAGGTGTGGACAAAAATACCATCTATAAAAAGACAAACACCACCGTAGCCCTCTTTGATGTATCTCTTAATATAAAAGAAAAGGAAATCTTCGTAATAATCGGAATGTCAGGCTCGGGAAAATCCACCTTGATTCGTTGCTTTAACCTGCTTAACAATCCCTCAAGAGGAGAGGTCTTCTTCAAAGGAAAAGATATAAGCAAACTCAGTGAAAAAGAGCTTTTAATATATAGGAGAGAGAAAATATCCATGGTCTTTCAAAGCTTCGGTCTTATGTCTCACAGAAACGTATTGGAAAATGTAGAATACGGATTGGAAGTTAAGGGCATGGAAAAGGAAGAGAGAAGAAAAAAATCCATGGAGATGATTTCCATGGTGGGACTTGACGGATACGAAAATGAACCCATAAACAGTCTATCAGGCGGAATGAAACAAAGAGTCGGACTTGCCAGAGCTTTGGCAAACGACCCGGAAGTTTTGCTCATGGACGAACCCTTCTCAGCTCTGGACCCCCTGGTCAAAAAAAACATGCAGTTTGAACTGCTTCAAATACAGAGAAAACTGAACAAGACAATAGTATTCATCACCCACGATATCGATGAGGCTTTCAAACTGGGCGACAGAGTCGCCATAATGAAAGACGGCGAATTGATACAGGTGGATACTCCTGAAGAAATGAGCACCAATCCTTCAAATGAATATGTAAAACAATTTATCGACAGTGCCGATAAAACTCAAGTAATAAGCGTTAAAAATGTAATGTCGATTCCCAACACTATAATCAAGTACACCGACTCCACTCGTATCGCCATGAACACCATGAGAAACAACAAAGTTTCCTCTGTATATGTGGTGGATGATATGATGAGGTTCAAGGGAATTGCCGGCATAGACGGAGTGCTTAAAGCCGAACGTGAAGGGCTCAAAATCTCCGATATACTCATAACAGATGTGAAAATCACCTATGAAGATGTGCTGTTAAATGACATCATAGACATGGCCGCTACCACTCCCTTCCCCATAGCGGTATTGGACAGACATGACAAGAGCTTGATGGGAATAGTTTCAAAGGCCGATGTTCTATCATCAATTAATTGA
- a CDS encoding RpiR family transcriptional regulator (High confidence in function and specificity) — MAKFSGTSESSVIRFANVLGYDEYTAFQRDLQSFVKEKITLSQRVHSLASNEMNEIETLNVVIDKSLNDIRWIKNNLDQENYTKAIELLSKARRIYLIGSRSSFCVTYFLFIGLSWMRDDVFLINHQGRDFDKLSQINEKDVLFSVSLPRYLKSTINLHKYGYSKGANTICITDTYTSPLVKYSRVPLIINCEILSFSDNLIPVMCIATGLLNSIAKISAGKSEEKMKNFEAFWNKMELYENF, encoded by the coding sequence TTGGCAAAGTTTTCAGGTACCAGTGAGTCAAGTGTCATCAGGTTTGCAAATGTGTTGGGCTATGATGAATATACAGCCTTTCAAAGAGACCTTCAGAGTTTTGTAAAAGAAAAAATAACTTTATCTCAAAGAGTTCATTCTCTTGCATCAAATGAAATGAATGAAATAGAAACCTTAAATGTGGTCATAGACAAAAGTCTAAATGATATAAGGTGGATAAAAAACAACTTGGATCAGGAAAATTACACAAAGGCCATTGAATTGCTCTCAAAGGCGAGAAGAATATATTTAATAGGTTCAAGAAGTTCTTTCTGTGTGACTTATTTTCTGTTCATAGGGCTCAGTTGGATGAGAGATGATGTTTTTTTAATAAATCACCAGGGAAGGGATTTCGACAAACTATCTCAAATAAATGAAAAGGATGTTCTGTTTTCAGTGAGTCTGCCAAGATATCTCAAAAGCACTATCAATCTTCACAAGTACGGATATTCAAAGGGAGCAAATACCATTTGTATCACCGATACTTATACTTCACCCCTTGTTAAGTACTCAAGGGTACCTCTTATCATAAACTGTGAGATTTTATCTTTTTCGGACAATTTAATTCCTGTCATGTGCATTGCCACAGGACTTTTAAATTCTATCGCAAAAATATCTGCGGGTAAATCCGAAGAAAAAATGAAAAATTTTGAAGCTTTTTGGAACAAAATGGAACTATATGAAAATTTTTAG
- a CDS encoding putative secreted protein (Hypothetical protein) — MKKILFLALILTFIIAGTNYAFAATQEENDENIIKIKKIFDISDDFENFNISSSTDIYGFKTVSYSWSKNNEYINVMTDSEGNIIDYFRNSETEEKINLTSKEEIKKQGEIYLKKIDPELLHKYKLKDLNINVFSASASLLYNRIVNGIEVKNDTIYMTLHLGSKSLSNYSRTYSSSYYTDEKFPSKNKIISKDEAMKIILKENPFYLTYFLKYTDSDNISYVPAYTQLKKSPELDAVSSEFIYEPIYNTYMKATGAGDNAATKEASSGLTPTEQKEVDRVKGVKSLEETKKFAQDNFDLKDMKLESSYLNKYDKNIYVYDLYYSSDEGGYTNLQLGARDFKLYSYSSYDYSSYADSVAKSSALKDSQAVKIAKAFIQKFNKDKDLDLENPVIVKSNEENGETTVNFFVKKNGYYVFSKGVTTHINNENKKLSYYNLSDPDVKLSEMDKDVIGIQKAESIAKNNLKLYYAYVGDKPRLIYSFELNKPVIRAKDGELLNMNGDVDTKGEIVYENINKSKYKDELNLLKSLNIGLPKTLKVDEPITVGDYVYLLNSLSDSYIEYDQRNLKDYISYWMYEDIDVDNLSPNLTRKDAVKWMMNIKDFRKLKEIKNIFDKEAFTDSNKIPKDYRAYYYLAKGLSIYDFDEAAPDKDVTVEEAMHIIYNSIFK, encoded by the coding sequence ATGAAAAAAATACTATTTCTGGCACTTATCCTCACCTTTATAATTGCCGGAACCAATTATGCTTTTGCAGCTACACAAGAAGAAAATGATGAGAATATAATAAAAATAAAAAAGATATTTGATATTTCAGATGATTTTGAAAACTTTAACATTTCCTCAAGCACTGATATCTACGGTTTTAAAACTGTTTCCTACAGTTGGTCGAAAAACAACGAATACATAAATGTAATGACCGACAGCGAGGGCAACATAATAGATTATTTTCGCAATAGTGAAACCGAGGAAAAAATCAACCTGACAAGCAAAGAAGAAATCAAAAAACAAGGCGAAATCTATCTGAAAAAAATTGACCCCGAACTGTTACATAAATATAAACTGAAAGATTTAAACATCAACGTATTTTCAGCAAGTGCTTCACTTTTATATAATAGAATCGTAAATGGTATTGAGGTTAAAAACGACACCATTTACATGACCTTGCATCTCGGATCTAAATCCCTGTCAAATTACTCAAGAACTTACTCAAGCTCATACTACACAGACGAAAAGTTTCCCTCAAAGAACAAAATTATTTCAAAGGATGAAGCCATGAAAATAATTTTGAAGGAAAATCCTTTTTACTTGACCTATTTCTTGAAATACACCGATTCGGACAACATCAGCTATGTTCCCGCCTATACTCAGCTTAAAAAATCACCTGAGTTGGATGCAGTTTCCTCGGAGTTCATATACGAGCCGATTTACAACACCTATATGAAAGCCACAGGAGCCGGAGATAACGCTGCTACAAAAGAAGCCTCATCGGGACTCACACCCACGGAACAAAAGGAAGTAGACAGAGTTAAGGGTGTTAAATCCTTGGAAGAAACTAAGAAATTCGCCCAAGATAATTTTGATTTAAAGGATATGAAATTGGAAAGCTCATATCTGAACAAGTACGACAAAAACATCTACGTCTACGATCTGTACTACTCATCTGATGAGGGCGGATATACCAACTTGCAACTGGGCGCTCGCGACTTTAAGCTTTACAGCTATTCCTCCTATGATTACTCTTCATATGCAGATTCCGTTGCTAAAAGCTCTGCCTTGAAGGATTCTCAAGCAGTTAAAATAGCCAAGGCCTTTATTCAAAAATTCAACAAAGATAAAGATCTGGACCTTGAAAATCCCGTAATAGTAAAATCAAATGAAGAAAATGGAGAAACCACCGTCAACTTCTTTGTGAAGAAAAACGGGTACTATGTATTTTCAAAGGGTGTTACAACACACATAAACAACGAAAATAAAAAACTGTCCTATTATAATTTAAGCGACCCTGATGTCAAATTGTCCGAAATGGACAAGGACGTAATAGGCATTCAAAAAGCGGAATCCATTGCAAAGAACAATTTGAAATTATACTATGCCTATGTAGGTGATAAACCTCGCCTGATATACTCCTTTGAACTGAATAAGCCGGTTATCAGAGCTAAGGACGGCGAACTTCTAAACATGAACGGCGATGTGGACACCAAGGGCGAAATAGTCTATGAAAATATAAACAAATCAAAATACAAAGATGAACTTAATCTTCTTAAATCTTTAAATATCGGTCTTCCAAAAACTCTCAAGGTAGATGAACCAATAACGGTCGGAGATTATGTATACCTTCTAAATTCCCTTTCTGATTCATACATTGAATATGATCAAAGAAATTTAAAAGACTATATCAGTTATTGGATGTATGAAGATATCGATGTCGATAACCTTTCTCCCAATCTGACCAGAAAAGACGCAGTAAAGTGGATGATGAACATCAAGGATTTTAGAAAATTGAAGGAAATCAAAAATATATTCGACAAAGAAGCCTTTACCGATTCAAATAAAATCCCTAAAGATTATCGTGCTTACTACTATTTAGCTAAGGGATTGTCCATTTACGACTTCGACGAAGCGGCGCCTGATAAGGATGTAACCGTGGAAGAAGCAATGCACATAATTTACAACTCAATATTTAAATAG